The Musa acuminata AAA Group cultivar baxijiao chromosome BXJ1-8, Cavendish_Baxijiao_AAA, whole genome shotgun sequence genomic sequence TACAGGTAGCAATTCAACCCAGTTAGGCCCAACTAGTTTCTATTTAGCCCAATGTTCTAATTTGGTTCGACCAAAGTTTGTGTGATTTCAATCTGCCATTGCCATTTGCTACTGTATGTCCTCGAGCCAAAACTCATTTCTGTCGTGGCGGTCCATACGTAGATCGAAGTTTTATTAGATCGGAGTACGCAACAAACTACATGCACTGCACGTACTCCTTTCCAAATAAACTATAAGACTTTGGATGAGGCTTTGTCTGCTGATGCAGAATAGAATAGATCTGAACACATGGCTGTAGTGCGCACAGTGCATCCTTACGCTTACCGATGGAGCTTCGTAAGATTTTCCAACGACGaaacttttttaataattatttttatcttatattattttcatcctagtatcagagcaacgagAAAAACGAAGTTTCGCTCTTACCTTCGATCAGCGATCaacgccattaagaaaagcaaaacttcgctcttgccttcggccaatGACCAACACCGCTGTAGCCAAATTCCTAAAAGGCTCcgcggtcaatcctcatcttcctcaacacgatagtcttcgttgatctacCAATAATCATAAACTTAAGAAGAACGAAGGACGAACTTAAAGGGAACGAAAAAAATCGTCTATTCTAACGAGGAAGCTTCTGTTCTTGTCTTCTATTATTTCCATCAAAAATCATAAGCTTCAAAATCTCTACAATGCTACAGGTACGATCGACATAAAGGGCACGTCCGTCGGCCCTCATCCATCCATGAGTCGAGGCACGCCATGTGGAAAGCATGAGCGCAGTTGCTGAGCTCCCTCACCTCATGGCTTCCCTCGAAGCTTCGCATGCAAATAACACAAACATGCTTTCCCTCTTCTTCCCGCATCGCCCACCTTTCGACGAGGCGCTCGAACTTCACCACCGGTAGCCTCGCTTTCAGCGACGTCGGCGACAACGGCGGCCTCGTATCCATGTGCGGAACCAGATGATTGATGTCCCCGGTGGGAGATTCTGCATCTGAGCGCCTGAAGAGGAAACCAAGATGCATGGAGACGACGAAGATGGCGTACCTCACCAGGCCGAAGAGGTCGAGGAGGAGGACATATGGAGTAGGGAATGAGAAGTAGCAGAACCCCGAGGCCATGGTATTGTGAGAAAGGAAGAGATAGGAGGAGTTGAGGGAAGCAACTTTCCGAAGAAGGGTTCGACTTTGGAGGTAAGGCTGCAAGAGTTTCCGGAGGAAATAGATGACTTGTGCTGCTA encodes the following:
- the LOC135589057 gene encoding brassinosteroid-responsive RING protein 1-like is translated as MASGFCYFSFPTPYVLLLDLFGLVRYAIFVVSMHLGFLFRRSDAESPTGDINHLVPHMDTRPPLSPTSLKARLPVVKFERLVERWAMREEEGKHVCVICMRSFEGSHEVRELSNCAHAFHMACLDSWMDEGRRTCPLCRSYL